DNA from Massilia antarctica:
AACTGGCCGAACAAGCCGCGCGCGCCACCGAAGCCCTGCTGGCCCAGACCGAGCAGGCGCGCCTGCAGGCGGTCGAACGGGTCGCCGCCGTGCACGCCGCCCAGGAAGAAGTACTGCACATCGCCAACGCCGACGCCCGCATGACCACCCTGGCGCGCGAACGCGAGCGCCAGGCCAAGGGTGCGCGCCACACCGCCGAACTGCTGGCCGACGCCGAATCCGAAGCGCTCGAACTGACCATCCAGCGCGAAAAAGCCGACCAGGTCGCCCTGGCCTCGGCCTTCGCCCGCGCCGTGGCCGAAGCGCGCGCGCTGGAAGAAGCACGCGCCCTGACCCACATCGAACAGGAACGCGAAGCGATCGCCATCGCCCAGGCCGAGTCCGAGCGGGTGGCCGCCCAGTCGATTCACCTGCGCCTGCAATCGGAAAAAGAACTGCGCGACGCTGCCTTGCACCGCGAACGGTTGGAAAAGATGGCCGCCGCCGGCGCTTGCGCCCGGCGTGACGCCGAAGCGCGCATCCTGACCGCGACCGAAGAACGCATCGAAGTCGACAAACGCTTGCGCGAAGTCGCCCTGGCGCGCGCCAAGGCCGAGGACGATGCCAGCGCCGTCGTGCAAGCGAAGGTGGACGCCGAAACCCGCGCCGCCGCCGAAGCGGCGGAACGCGCCCTGGCCGACCAGGCCGCTGCTGCTGCCGCCCTGGCCGAAGCCGAGGAACAGCAACGCGCGCGCGTGCTGGCCGACGAACGCGCCAGCCTGGCCCAGGCAGCGGCCGACCTGGCCGCCGCCCAAAACGCTTCCGAACAAGCCGCCGTGGCATCGATTGCCGAGCACGTCGAGCTGCAACGCCGCGCCAGCGCGCTGGCCGCCGACAAGGCTGCGCAAGCGGGGGCGCTGGCGCAGGCCGAACAAGCGCGTGCCGACGCCGAACAAGCCGCGCTGGCCCAGCTGCAAGAACGGCTTGAGGCGGAAACCCTCGCCGCCGACGCGGCCCGGGCACGTGCCGACACCGAACAGGCCGAAGCGCTGTTGCTGCGCCGGAAAGCCGATGCCGAACAGCGTCTGGCCGAGTCCAGGCAAATCGACGTGGAAGCGACCCGCCTGCTCGCCGAGCAGGTTGAGATCGACAGCGCGCAGGCCAGTGCCGCCGCCGAGGCCATTGCCGCCCAGGCGCGCGCGGCCTCGGCCCTGGCGCTGGCGCAAAGCGCGCGCGCCGAGGCCGAGCAGCAAACCCTGGCCATGGCCGAACAGGCGCTGGCGTTGGCCGAGGAAGCGCTGGCGCTGGAACGCGCACGCGCCGAAAGTGAACGCAACGCCCTGGCGCTGGCCGAACAGAACGCCGCCGAACAGCGCCAGCTGGCCGAGCTGGCGGCGAGCACCGAGCAAGCCAAACGGATCGAAGCGGATGCCACGCGCAAGCTGGTGCGGCAGGCCGAAACCGAAAGCGTGCAGGCCCAGGCCGCAGCCGACGCCATCGCCGCGCAAGCGCGCGCCGCCATCGACCTGGCCCAGACCCAGAGCGCGCGCGCCGTGGCCGAACAGCAAAAGCTGGCCTTGGCCGAACAGGCCCTGGCCGACGAACGAGCGCGCGCCGACAGCGAAGCCGCCGCGCTTGCCTTGGCCGAGCAAACCGCCGCCGCCCAGCGCCAGATGGCGGTCGCCGCCGCCCACGCCGAGCAGGCCAAACGGCGCGAAGCCGACTACACCCACGCACTGGTGCAACAGGCCGAAATCGAAAGCGTGCAGGCGCAAAACGCCGCCGATACGATCGCCGCGCAGGCGCGCGCCGCCACCGAACTGGCCGAGGCGCAGCGCGAACGCGCGCGTTCCGAACAACAAAAGCTGGCATTGGCCGAGGAAACCTTGGCCCAGGAGCGTGCCCTGGCCGACAGCGAGCGCGCCGCTGTCATGCTGGCCGAGCAGACCCTGACCGCCAAGCGTCAGCTGGCATCGGCCGGCGCCGCCGCCGAGCAAGCCCGCCGTACCGAAGCGCAGGCCGCGCGCGTGCTTGCGCAGCAGGCCCAGGTCGACACCGAACAGGCGGCACGCGCCGCCGACGCAGTCGCCGCCCAGGCCAAGGTGGCGGCCGAACGCGCCCAGGTCCAGCAAGTGCGGGCGCAAGCCGAACAACAGAAACTCAAGCTGGCGGAAGACGCGCTGGTTCTGGAACGTGCCAGCGCCGAGGCCGAGCGGGCCAGTGTCGAGACCGAACGCGCCTCGCTGGCGCTGATCGAGCAAAAGCTGGCCACCCAGCGTCAGCAACTGGCGGCCGACCAGCGCGCCGAGCAGGCGATTGCGGCGCGGCTGGCGTCCGAACAGGCGGCTTGCCTGTCGGCGCGCACGCGGGCCGAAGCCGAGCACGAAGCGGCCAGCATGGCGCGCCAGTTCCAGGTCGCGCAAGAAATTGCCGCCCTGGCCGCGCAGGACAAGCGCGACGCCCAGCGCGTACTGCTCGACAGCGCCCAGGCACAGGCCGAGATGCAGCGCAAGAGCGCCATCACCACCAAGGAAATGGCCGACGCCAAGCGCGAACTGGTGGCGCTCGAAATGCGCCGCCTGGAAGCCGACACGCACACCCTGATGGTCACCAAACACGCCATCGACGACGAAAAGCGCAACAGCGCCACCGACGCCGCTCAGCGGTCGACCTCGGCCACGATGACGCACGAGGTGCTGGGCCGTCTGACCGCCCCGGCCAAGGGCTGATGCCGGCGGTGCATGCGTCGCGAGCAGGCTGGGGTCCCGGTTGGCATGCTGATGGGGTAAGATTGGCGGCATGACGAATTTCAAGTTGCTGCTGGCCATGGTGCTGGCTATCCCGCCGGGATTGCAGGCGGCGGAGCTGTCGGTGCTGGTCGACACCAGTACCGACATGCCGATGGCGCGCTTCGAGCGCGGCCGGCTGGCCGAAGGCATCCACAAAGACATAGGCGAGGCGCTGGCTGGCGCGATGGGGCGCACGGCGGTGTTCGTCGCGCTGCCGCGCAAGCGGATTGTGCGGGCGCTGGAAGATGGCGGCGCGGACGTGCTGTGCAGCTACGTTCCCGAATGGCTTCCCGGATCGTTCCGCTGGAGCCGGGCCTTCATTCCCATCACCGAAGTCTTGGTGACGGCGCGCAGCGCGCCGCGTCCGCGTAGCGTGATCGACGTGTCGGGGCAAGCGATCGGCACCGTGCTCGGCTACTCCCATCCCGAGCTTGACCGCGCCTTAGGCAAAGGATTCATCCGCGACGACGGCTTCAGTTCGCTGGCGAGTTTGCGCAAGCTGGCCGCCGGGCGCCTGCGCCATGTGGTCACGGCCAAGCTGTTTCTCGACTACCGTCTCAAGCTCGGCGACCCCGCGCTCGCGCTGCACCCGCCGCTGACGGTCAAGAGCTACCTGGGCCAATGTGCCGTCTCCCCCAAAGGCAAGGTCACCCTGGCCGAGGTCGACCAAGCCATCGGGCGCCTGATTGCCAAGGACGCCATCACCACCATCTTCGCGCGCTACCAGTAGCCGCCGCTACCGCGCCGCCACAATTCCCCAACCGGGGTCTGACCTCGGACTCGCAATATTTTTTCGTTTCCCAACCGGGGTCTGACCTTTGACTCGCAATTTTGTTAACCGGGCTGATGCTGTCTGGCCCGATCTTTCGCTGAGTTACGCCAAATTCGCCGTAGAAACGCGGAGATTGCGGTGTTTTACGCTTTTCCAATGTCACAAAATTTCGAGACAGAGGTCAGACCCCGGTTAGGAAACGAAAATGTTGCGAGTCAGAGGTCTGACCCCGGTTGTGGGAGTGTTGGCTGGGCGTGTAGGAATTTTGGTGGTGTTTTGTATTTGCAATACAATCGACGCATTTCTTCCAACAGGCGTGTCTCCGTGACTTCCACTCCCATTAAAATCGCTGCGGCGCTGGCCATCGCGGGCGCGGCCGGTGCGGCTGTTCTGTTTGCCGGACGTAAGCCAGCCCCGGCGACGCCACCGCCACCGCCCGTCAAGGCCGCCCCCGCGGCCGCGCCTGCGCCGCGTACCAATACGGCGCCGCTGATGACCGGCTTGCAGACCTTGCTGGCCAATTACCGCAAGATCATCGTGCTGCTGGCCGACGAGAAGTCGATGCCGCCCAACGAACGCGAACAAGCCCAGCGTGTCGGCCAGAATTTGTTCCACGAGAATCAGTCGCACGCCGCGAACCTCGAACGCGATCTGGCAGCGCTGCTCGCCTCCAGCCAGCCGAACCGCTTCGATGCCGTCAGCGAACTGCTCGGCTTCATCGAGTCCGATAAGTCCCTGTACGACGCCGACCGCCTCGCTTTCCGCGAGCTGCTGCAAGGCTTGCTGGCGGAAGTGGCCAAGGATTCGAGCTTGCCGGCCATTAAGCTCCACAAGCGCTTGTCGGAGGATCTCGATGCGCTGGCCGAGATCGAGCGCAATTATGAGAAGGAAATCCGCCAGGTCTTCGGCCGTTACGAGTCGCGCGCGATCGAGCTAAAACGCGAGCACTGGGACAGCTACCTGGCCTATCTCAAGACCCTGTACACGCGCGACACCATCCTCAAGGAGCAGGGCGTGGTGATGCCTTATCCGGCGTCGGCCTTGCCGCGCGAGGCCAAGACCAAAGCCGAGCCCGACCCCAACGAGATTTTCGGCACTTCCCTGCCCAGGAAAACCGTGGTGCTGACCTTCGACGACGGCCCCCACAAACGCTATAGCGAAGAAATCGCCGCCATCCTCAAGCAGTACGGGGTGCCGGCCGTGTTTTTCAGCGTGGGCCGCAACCTGGGCAGTGTCGATGCCGCCGGCAAGGCCACCTTGTCGGAGGGCGCCGCCGTCAGCCGCAAGCTCAAGGCGGATGGCTATACCCTGGCCAACCACAGCTACACGCACGCCCAGTTATCGAAAGAAACCGGCGACAAGCTCCAGGCTGAAATCTTCAACACCGATGTGCTGCTCAAGGCGATCGACGCCGGCCGCGCGCCACTGTTCCGCTTTCCCTACGGCGCGCGCAACAGCGAGGGCATGCATGCGCTGGAAGGCGCGCACCTGCGTTCGGTGATGTGGAATATCGATTCGCTCGACTGGGCTGATCCGGTCCCGGCCTCGATCGCGGAACGGGTCTTGCGCACGGTCGACAAGGAGGGCCGCGGCATCATCCTGTTCCACGATATCCATGCGCGCACGGTCAAGGCGCTGCCTGCCGTGCTGGACCGCCTGATCGCTGAGGGCTACCAGTTCGCCGGCTGGGATGGCAGCAATTTCACCAGCGCCAACACAGCCGCCGCGCCCGCCGAGAAAGTGGCGGTCAGCACGGGCTATGCCAATTCCTGGGCCATCGTGATCGGCATCGACAGCTATCCCAAGTGGCCCAAGCTGCAGTACGCGGTACGCGATGCCCAGGGAGTGCGCGAAGTCTTGATCGGCAAGTTCGGCTTCGCGGCCGAGCGCGTGGTGTCGCTGAACAATGCCGATGCCACCCGCGCCGGCATCCTGGGCGCCTTCCATGACCGCCTGGCGCACGG
Protein-coding regions in this window:
- a CDS encoding substrate-binding periplasmic protein gives rise to the protein MTNFKLLLAMVLAIPPGLQAAELSVLVDTSTDMPMARFERGRLAEGIHKDIGEALAGAMGRTAVFVALPRKRIVRALEDGGADVLCSYVPEWLPGSFRWSRAFIPITEVLVTARSAPRPRSVIDVSGQAIGTVLGYSHPELDRALGKGFIRDDGFSSLASLRKLAAGRLRHVVTAKLFLDYRLKLGDPALALHPPLTVKSYLGQCAVSPKGKVTLAEVDQAIGRLIAKDAITTIFARYQ
- a CDS encoding polysaccharide deacetylase family protein; translated protein: MTSTPIKIAAALAIAGAAGAAVLFAGRKPAPATPPPPPVKAAPAAAPAPRTNTAPLMTGLQTLLANYRKIIVLLADEKSMPPNEREQAQRVGQNLFHENQSHAANLERDLAALLASSQPNRFDAVSELLGFIESDKSLYDADRLAFRELLQGLLAEVAKDSSLPAIKLHKRLSEDLDALAEIERNYEKEIRQVFGRYESRAIELKREHWDSYLAYLKTLYTRDTILKEQGVVMPYPASALPREAKTKAEPDPNEIFGTSLPRKTVVLTFDDGPHKRYSEEIAAILKQYGVPAVFFSVGRNLGSVDAAGKATLSEGAAVSRKLKADGYTLANHSYTHAQLSKETGDKLQAEIFNTDVLLKAIDAGRAPLFRFPYGARNSEGMHALEGAHLRSVMWNIDSLDWADPVPASIAERVLRTVDKEGRGIILFHDIHARTVKALPAVLDRLIAEGYQFAGWDGSNFTSANTAAAPAEKVAVSTGYANSWAIVIGIDSYPKWPKLQYAVRDAQGVREVLIGKFGFAAERVVSLNNADATRAGILGAFHDRLAHGGVQKNDRVFVFFAGHGATRRLSSGRDLGYIVPYDSDPTQFATDAIPMSEIQNIAESLTAKHALFVMDACYSGLGLTRGGGAGAFLRDNARRIGRQMLTAGGADQLVSDGGPNGHSVFTWTLLQALAGKGDLNGDGMITATELAAYVAPAVAGVSNQTPAFGSLPGSEGGDFVFELPVEAEFLNPQTAQLSTEAIALNAKLDSVRPDTPKADDKPGVTAPVAPVAVKDLQGKEQKLVTPLAVPSSARQLAQRANDRGLQLFKEKQYAAAEGEFTEALKLRADFALAANNLGFVYYKQGKFAEAARWFDNTVKMDPSRAVAYRNLGDAHAQAGDVAKAKQAYKTFLELAPASAGAAYVKQQLEKL